The nucleotide window atgtgtgtgtgcatgcatctgTGCTTGTATGTTTCAGGAGCACCACATATAACCACATTTATCAATTAACGGTATCTAAGCTCACCTACATTATGTAAACCATGCGTATCTAACACTTTAGCATCTAGTGTCTGTGCACCCACCCATAGTAGTTGGAGTCTGATTGTTGCACCTGAAGGAATAGTCCAGACATATTAACCCGATGAGCAACATAGAGCTCGCACATCGTCCTGTGCAGTAAACAAATACCTGTCTTGAGCCTCACCAGAGCAAGGGCTTGAAGTCAATACTGGTGTGAGATGAAAGGCTCTGCTTCCCTCTTGGCTCTCCCCTCACTCGCTCTGTCTttcttcttgctctctctctctcttacttgcttcccatctccctctctccccagatctccctctctccccagatctctctctctctccagatcttTGTGtatctttcctcctctttctctctctgtctcacacattcccccttctctcctttgcTTCTTTACCTTAACATTTTACTACAGCTAGTCGCCAATCCCTGCTGCCTGTAAACGGTAAATCAAATCAGCTTACTGAAATAATCGATTGAGACCCACTGATGATCAATATGGGTCAATGTTTCTTAATGCTAATATTGATTGTCTTAAGTGCCAGGCCTACTGTATGGAAGGAAGTGGCCTTGCCTTTGCTCAGACAAGGGTATTGGGTGTAATCAGGGGATGGAGAGTCTGTCAtagactgagtgtgtgtctgtgtgtgtgtgtgtgtctgtgtgtgcgtgtctgtaaaTGTGTGAGATCAATTATTTATGTCTCTTTAAAACTATGTTTCAAACCAGAAGGCTATTGCTGACTGCAGTAGTAAATAACATGTTTCTCTATGAATTTGAATGGTTGAGTTTGGTCAAAAAATAGAGACTGACGTCTCTTATCTCTCAGCACACGGCTGAGGGGTTGTTTGTGCCCATGGCCTTTCCTGCGTGTGAGAGGATGTTTcctgctttctgtctctctgtcggcCCCCCAGTGAACTCAGGTTAATTATCAAACCAATGGAAACTTCTGGTATCCGCAAGCCGTTACAGCAGACCATTATGTCATTAGGGGCAGTCTTACACCCCCCCCTGCTGTTCGACTGGAGATCACAGTTTGGCCCACTGCAGAGCTCACATGCACACCAACAAGCACGAGGGATGGCTTATCCGcatacatactcacacatgcatgcatgcacacacacacacacacacacacacacatacacagcaatGATCTCTCTGTACCTAGCTCCCAGCACAGTCAGTTTTGGCTGACATTAAAACCCACTGACATTCAGATAACATCACGTGACACTTAAATAGCAGGGGGCTCCAAAAAGCCTATATGGCTGtagctgctgtgtctgtgtagagCGGGAATACAGTAGTGATAGTGATATTTCAAAACATCTCTCCCTTTCATGTTGCTCTTCTttatcccccctctctttcaacaTCAGTGCAAATGCTGCTGGCAGTCAGGATAACTTGGACAACGAGACTGAGACGGAGTCTGTTGTCTCTAAGCaacgagagcgagagaaggagcgggagagagagagggaaagacctCGAAGGAAAGACACTCTCGACCATGGTAACTCCTTCTGCCCATTTGCATGTCATGTGCTTGAATCCCGCATTCTTCATAAATAAGATACATCATAGACACTCTTTTAATGGATCTAAATTGTTGGTACTGTGTGTTGACTGTACGGGTCTTCTGTCATGATTTTCTCTGGTGGCCCCTACAGGTGGGAGGTTGAATGGTCACTCCCGGCCCGAGCGAAGGCCAGAGTTAGCAGGGTATGACAGCTCGTCCACCCTCATGAGCAGCGAGCTGGATACCACCAGTTTCTTTGACTCTGAGGACGATGACTCGGCAAGCCGGTGAGCCAATTGGATTCTGTCTATTAGCCCAGATTTTTCATCTGGGAGACAAATgcgtacacaagcacacactcacacagtaatacacacacacacaatttattCTTGTCCTAATGAACAAAAAGGTGTCCATTTAcaccaaaacatgtcttaaAGGCACTTAATGTACAAAAACGATATGGTCAGGATATCTAAAGCTTCCTCCAATCACATGCTCTAGAAACTCTGGATAAAGGACAGCCTATTTTCTTTCTGAGCTCAATGCCCTTTCTTACTATTGGCTTGAGCGGATCGTCACATGTGAAGATTGAACCAATGGTGGATGAGTGTACATTGTATGCCATCAAAGGCTTCACACCATCATACCTTAAATGACACAATATGAGTTGTGTCATAGCTGTGATGTCATCCCCCTCTCAGGTTCAGCGGTTCCACAGAGCAGAGCTCATCCTCCAGACTCATGAGACGGCATCGCCGTCGCCGACGGAAACCCAAAGCACCGCGGATGGAGAGGGTAAATGAGACAGACACACGTGTGCCCCGATTCCAGATCTGCTTCCTGTGTTTTGTGGCCTATATCTGTACCTTTATCATCTTCAagttctctcgctctgtctctctctctctctctctctctctctctctctctctctctctctctctctctctctatcctccttcattcccctcctgccttcctctctttctctgtccctcttgcTGTCTCCAGTCGTCCTCGTTCAGCAGCATCACAGACTCCACCATGTCTTTGAACATCATCACTGTCACTTTAAACATGGGTGAGTacgtctctgtctgtgtgggagCATGGGGGGTGGTCCTGCAGTCTGTTTTTGGTTTTATCGCAGATGCCAAAACTCAAATCACACATTGAGGTGGATTGTGCAAAAGGACTGTTGAATCTCGTTAAGGAAATCCAATGTCTCCTGTTTCCTATACTATTGAGTAGGCAGTGCCATCTATTTTCTTAAATCCTCTTTctaacctccccctccacacgcacacctcAACCTCTTCACTCCTCGGCTTGTACAGAGAAGTACAACTTCCTGGGTATCAGCATTGTGGGCCAGAGCAACGAGCGAGGTGACGGGGGCATCTACATCGGCTCCATCATGAAGGGCGGGGCCGTGGCGGCGGACGGACGCATTGAGCCTGGTGATATGctgcttcaggtgtgtgtgtgtgtgtttgacccgGAGCTTTCTGTTAGTCAtttattattttcattttttttttttttttgtgacctCATTTCCTGTTCATACCTCCCCAGGTAAACGACATCAACTTTGAGAACATGAGCAATGATGATGCTGTGAGGGTGCTGAGGGAGATTGTGCACAAGCCAGGGTAAGGCTCTAAGGGAATATGgaatatatgtttgtgtgttttttgtgtgtctgtgagtggatGAGTCtgtctgcatgcgtgtgtgtgtgtgtgtgtgtgtgggcggtgtggaggagagagagcaatgcTTGTGAACAGAGTTTCCTCTGTGTGCTGACAGCCCCATCACTCTGACTGTGGCTAAATGCTGGGATCCAAACCCTCGAGGATGCTTCACGCTGCCCAGGAGTGAGTACTCATTCACAGCCCAATTGATTTAGTCTCACCGTCTTCAACAGTCACACAGATCAATCTATTGAAAGTTTGAGAGGATTGTGTTTCACTAAAAGGGACATTTTAACATTCTTGTATTTGGTGTTACTCCCACCCCGTGGTAAGGGTGGGGTGGGTCGGGATGGTCATATGGAGTCATGTTTCATGTAGAAACCCCCAACACGTACACCCCTCCTTTTCCGTAGGTGAGCCGATCCGTCCCATAGACCCTGCTGCTTGGGTGTCCCACACTGCGGCAATGACGGGGGCGTACCCGGTGTACGGTATGAGCCCTTCTATGAGTaccatcacctccaccagctcctccatcaCAAGCTCCATCCCTGAGACTGAGAGTaagtcctcctccctctcctcctctacgcTGCCATTGGCTGccctcatcctcttcttcctgctgTAGTGAATGGCTCcctttgtgtttgtttcacGACTTGATCTTGTCATCAGACACTTTGGTTTTCTTTCATTCTCTATCTTTGattttgttctttcttttctctctcccttttctttatttctctctttctcacttctttctttctgtttttcttcCAGGGTACGATGATTTGCACCTGTCCATTCACAGCGATATGGCCGCCATTGCCAAGGCGATGGCATTCCCAGAGTCTGGGCTGGAGGTGCGAGACAGGATGTGGCTGAAGATTACCATCCCTAACGCCTTCATAGGTAGCTACAATCAATATTTTGTCCTCTcgcactctctcccttcttggTTCTTCTAGTGTTGTCTAAACCCAAAGGCCTTAATGTGCATCTCTCACCTTATAATCTGATATCTGACCCTCACCAAATAtctgaccctgtctgtctcaggTTCAGATGTTGTGGACTGGCTTTACCATCACGTGGAGGGCTTCACTGATCGCCGCGAGGCCCGCAAATactccagcaaccttctgaaggCTGGATACATCCGCCATACAGTCAACAAAATCACCTTCTCTGAGCAGTGTTACTACATCTTTGGGGACCTCTGTGGCAGTGAGTTTTACTTCAGTAAttggcatgtctgtctgtctgtctttcccctGGTCTTTTTGTcctgcaataaaaaaatcttaaTTTACATGATTTTTTGGCTCTTTCGCCTGTCTACCTCACTCCCTCTGCTACACCCATCCCCTCTCAGACATGGCTGGTCtgtccttgcaagaccacgaAGGTTCCAGTGGGGCCTCTGACCAGGACACACTggcccccctgcctcacccggGAGCTGCACCCTGGCCCCTGGCCTTCCCCTACCAGTATCCCATTCCACACCCCTACAACCCCCACCCTCTGCACGAGCCACCGCACATTGGAGAGGGGGGCAGCGGGGGTAGCCAGCACAGCGAAGGTGAGacgctttgacacacacacacacacgatgaatGGAAATGTCTTTATCTCTTGTCCtcacacctttctctctcttgctcttgcaGGGAGTCGTAGCAGTGGGTCAAACCGTAGCGGCAGCAAGAAGGAGGCTGCAGGGGGCGCTGGCGGGGCAGAGTCCAAGTCGGCCGGCAGTGGCAGCGACCAAGAGCAGAGGCGGGAGAAAGCCACTAATGAACACTCTGAGGCGCCCCCTAGTGAGCACAGTGTGCGCAGCATCCACAGCCACTGCAGCTCCCATAGTGTCCACAGTACCCATTCCAACAGCCCGGTGTGTGGAGAGCCTGGCCTGCCCCCAGAGCCAGAGCCAACACAGCTTCCCACAGCTCCTCCCGGGTCCCCGCCGGGCCGTGACATGGCTTCTGTGCCCCCTGAACTCACCGCTTCTCGCCAGTCCTTCCGCATTGCCATGGGCAACCCGAGCGAATTCTTTGTTGATGTTATGTAATGTGCGATGGGAGTCAGTTGATCCAGAGAAGGGTTCCTTTGCTGGAGAGGTTGCTGAGGATGGAAAAGGTAAATGGAGAGCAAGTGGGGCGTGGCTGTGTAAAGGACATTGTTGTCCATATCCCCTCACCCCTGTAGCTGTTCTGTGTCTCGTACTTTCTTCAGTGAAGAAAATTGAAATGggtacagctctctctctctatatgttCCCTAAAAAACATTTGTTCTTTACTACATTTTatatgtgcgtgagtgtgtgtgtgtactgtttcttttcctcttctccttgaAGTGACCTGTGTGTCTCACTTAACTGAAACGTATGTATTTTTTTACCATCACATTCCCCCACCCTTATTTATCAAAGACACTTCAATAATAGACAGGAAACTCTAAAAAAAAGACTTTGAGGAAGTCTGTGGTTAGGATTGACAGTTTTCTCTGGGATTGCTCTCTGCTCTACATAGTAGTATTAAGCTGAAAACAAAACTGTTAAATGcataaagaaaatatatatgaaCAGCACTAAGTCATACATTTACTGGTTGTCTTGTTAAATGTACAAGGAATTGTGAAGGAATGTGGGGAGAGAAGCCAAAAAGAAAATCATTGAGCTAACCTACAGTACATCCAGACAGGAAACATGATTTCCTTTTGAAGTACTAATTTTCAGATCTGATGGTGTCATCAAGACGTCACCCTCCTCGTTCAAGCTTTGATGTACAGGCCTTTTGTTTTAATGGTACTTCTTGCCTTCAGTGGCCCTTTGACAGGACACACTTTGTAGTTCACTCTTTAGCAGGATGACTGCTGCCACATCAAAAGTGTTAGTGGTCATGGTCTTTGATAATGATCTGACCGATCGCTTAACTGGAGGATTAAGGATACACTCGTTATATCTCATAAGCTTGACCATGGGTATTAGAGGACAGAGACTCAATTTAGGGAGTTTTGGGAAAGGGTGGGTGTGAGCAATGTTGACCTTGTCTCTTTCCATCTTATTTTTCCCATCTCTGtgtacattgcattgtattAGTCCAGCATTCTCTTTATTTCATAAATAACATCATTCTGCTAATATTACAGCCTGATGTCTCAAATGTTCTCTTTTGTTGCCAGAACACATTTATCTCAAATCTTTGATTAGAGATTGATTATGTATAGTGATTAACAGTTATGTTTAATCCTCGATAAACAGTTTTATGAGAAacaaattgtttttatttataaacataGTTTTATTGCCTGAACATGACCATGTTTTGTGTGATCTATTCATTAAATATCTCAAAAGTCAAGTTTTAACTTCTGCTGCTTGTTGGAAAGCATTATGTCAATGAACAAAAGATCTCCTCTGTATTTCTGGTAATGGCTCTCTCATTTTCCAGAGAAGCCAATACTTCTGTCGTAACAGGATCCCGTTAACTacagaggaaacaggaaacgTGCAGTTTGCGAACTATGAAGTTTGAGTTTGTGGATTCAGACTGAAGTCAAAAACCGGAAACACAATAGTTGCAATTTACCAGGTTTAAAGTAGGACAAAAATATAAAGGTGTAGTAAATTAATCATATCACAGAACTGGGGGTCTAGTCGTCAAACCCATgttatttcaaacttaacttTGTGTAGACTTTTTTTCTCTAGACTCCTGCAAAGTCAGTGAAAAGGACTCCCGAATCCCGGGGGTTTCTAACAACTGTCAATTATTGTATTTTTACCATATAAATTAAACATGTAAATGAGTTGGTTCAATGCAATGACTAAATAATCAACTATGCTACAATTTGTTCAATGTAGTAGCCTGTCTCCGGTTGTGTTTATTCAAACATTAACTCTACGCGTTGGCAACAGAAGATAATCTCCTGAATATCTTGTCTTCGATACTACCTTATGCAATGCAATCAACGATGCTCATGCCTTTTGTTAAAATATGATGCTACCATAGGTAGATGCTGGGTAAAGACTGTATTCGTGACATTGGTATTAGCTGCTAGAGCAATGTTCTAGAACTACTGTCAGGCACGGTTTGGGCGTCTAACGTCAGTCAGTCAGCTGACAGAGTGGTCTGAAGGTAAGAGCAGTCGACATCTTGATTCGGACTCGGAGGACAAGATAGTGAGTCTATACCATTGAAATACTCGAGACATTTATAGATTTCAAATTGATGCTGTAAGTTGTCATTTACGGGATTTTTATGTCATTATAGTAGCCTGATGAGTGTCAGGCCGATGATACTAGCAATGTCGGCAATGCAGTAATTTTTGACCGCGAGTCGTGACAACGGTGAATACCAGTGCTAACCGGGAATAATAAGcctagctagcctagcctagccgcTAGCTACATATCTGTGTATCTAGCAGATTAGTTTATTTTACATATAACTCTTATTGATCGGGCGTTTTGGACGTTCTCCTTTACCACGAATTGGTAGGTGGCTTGACAGCTAGGCTACCAGCTAACAGACGTAAA belongs to Hypomesus transpacificus isolate Combined female chromosome 15, fHypTra1, whole genome shotgun sequence and includes:
- the LOC124477699 gene encoding segment polarity protein dishevelled homolog DVL-3 isoform X1 is translated as MGETKIIYHLDDQETPYLVKLPIAADRVTLADFKHVLNKPNYKFFFKSMDDDFGVVKEEISDDNAKLPCFNGRVVSWLVSADGCHSDGGSVCADSQTDLPPPLERTGGIGDSRPPSFHANAAGSQDNLDNETETESVVSKQREREKERERERERPRRKDTLDHGGRLNGHSRPERRPELAGYDSSSTLMSSELDTTSFFDSEDDDSASRFSGSTEQSSSSRLMRRHRRRRRKPKAPRMERVNETDTRVPRFQICFLCFVAYICTFIIFKFSRSVSLSLSLSLSLSLSLSLSLYPPSFPSCLPLFLCPSCCLQSSSFSSITDSTMSLNIITVTLNMEKYNFLGISIVGQSNERGDGGIYIGSIMKGGAVAADGRIEPGDMLLQVNDINFENMSNDDAVRVLREIVHKPGPITLTVAKCWDPNPRGCFTLPRSEPIRPIDPAAWVSHTAAMTGAYPVYGMSPSMSTITSTSSSITSSIPETERYDDLHLSIHSDMAAIAKAMAFPESGLEVRDRMWLKITIPNAFIGSDVVDWLYHHVEGFTDRREARKYSSNLLKAGYIRHTVNKITFSEQCYYIFGDLCGNMAGLSLQDHEGSSGASDQDTLAPLPHPGAAPWPLAFPYQYPIPHPYNPHPLHEPPHIGEGGSGGSQHSEGSRSSGSNRSGSKKEAAGGAGGAESKSAGSGSDQEQRREKATNEHSEAPPSEHSVRSIHSHCSSHSVHSTHSNSPVCGEPGLPPEPEPTQLPTAPPGSPPGRDMASVPPELTASRQSFRIAMGNPSEFFVDVM
- the LOC124477699 gene encoding segment polarity protein dishevelled homolog DVL-3 isoform X2, which translates into the protein MGETKIIYHLDDQETPYLVKLPIAADRVTLADFKHVLNKPNYKFFFKSMDDDFGVVKEEISDDNAKLPCFNGRVVSWLVSADGCHSDGGSVCADSQTDLPPPLERTGGIGDSRPPSFHANAAGSQDNLDNETETESVVSKQREREKERERERERPRRKDTLDHGGRLNGHSRPERRPELAGYDSSSTLMSSELDTTSFFDSEDDDSASRFSGSTEQSSSSRLMRRHRRRRRKPKAPRMERSSSFSSITDSTMSLNIITVTLNMEKYNFLGISIVGQSNERGDGGIYIGSIMKGGAVAADGRIEPGDMLLQVNDINFENMSNDDAVRVLREIVHKPGPITLTVAKCWDPNPRGCFTLPRSEPIRPIDPAAWVSHTAAMTGAYPVYGMSPSMSTITSTSSSITSSIPETERYDDLHLSIHSDMAAIAKAMAFPESGLEVRDRMWLKITIPNAFIGSDVVDWLYHHVEGFTDRREARKYSSNLLKAGYIRHTVNKITFSEQCYYIFGDLCGNMAGLSLQDHEGSSGASDQDTLAPLPHPGAAPWPLAFPYQYPIPHPYNPHPLHEPPHIGEGGSGGSQHSEGSRSSGSNRSGSKKEAAGGAGGAESKSAGSGSDQEQRREKATNEHSEAPPSEHSVRSIHSHCSSHSVHSTHSNSPVCGEPGLPPEPEPTQLPTAPPGSPPGRDMASVPPELTASRQSFRIAMGNPSEFFVDVM